Within Pseudomonas alloputida, the genomic segment CAGCCTACCACTCATCCCGGTCGGGAGACTGCATGAAGGTTGCTATAACGCATCGATCTAACCAGCTTATGGAGCTTTCACAGGGTTTCTGCTGGACTGTTGCTGCCGTGACCCGGAAGCTGTCACAGGCCAGTCACGGCGCAGGGCTACCCTGAGCTTGAACCTGAAGAGGAGACAGTGCATGAGCTTGCAGCATGGCAGTGATAACCAGAAGCCCCAGACTTCCCCACAACCGCAAGTATGCGGTTCGATCATCGACGCCAAGGGGCGCGAAGTGCCGATCACCGAGCAGATGATCCAGCAGGCCTGCAAGGCCCTGGAAGAAAGCCGTGTCGAGCGCGTACGCAAAGGTTGATCGGCGAATTCTCTGCAACCCGGCGCTTGCGCCGGGTTTTTATTGGCCCAGCCAGTGGGCTTGGCCGCCCCAACAGGTAACCACACCTACCTGCAAGGTCAAGACAAGGCGTGCTTAGACCAACACCCCACCCAGGGCACTGACCAACTGCGCCAACTGCGGCGCCTCCCCGTGCAAGCGCACGGCCAGCCCCTCGATCTCGCGCCTTGGCGGGTATTGCTTGCGCAACTGGTCGAACGCCGCTCGCTGTTGCTGCGGATCATCGCTGAGGCTACGGCGGAAATCGGCATCATCACGGCGCGGGTCATACACGGCGCGACACAGGGTGGCCAAGGCCCAGGACAGGTCGGTGCTGGCATCCAGCTCAATCTGTGCCAGCGGTGGTTTGGGCAGCAGCTCGGCCAGCCGCACCTGCTCGTTCACACCGAGGAAGCGGCACAGCGCCTGGTAGATCCGCGCCGTGCCACGCTGGCGGCCATCGAGGCTATAGCCGGCAATGTGCGGCGTAGCCAGGGTGCACAGGTCGGCCAACTGCAGGTCGACCTGCGGCTCCCCTTCCCACACATCCAGCACCGCGTGCACGTCTTCGCGGTCCAGCAGCAGCTCGCGCAGGGCCACGTTGTCCACCACCGGGCCACGGCTGGCGTTTACCAGCCAGGCACCCGGGCGCAACTGTGCCAGCTGCGCCTGCCCCAGCAGGTGCCAGGTCGGGTGCTGGCCGCCGCGTTGCAACGGGGTATGCAAGCTGATCACATCGCACTGCTGCAGGATGGTTTCGAGGCTGACGTAGTCGCCGCCCTCGGCGGCCTGACGCAACGGGTCGCACACCAGCACCTTCCAGCCCAGGCCATGCAGCACCCGCACGAGGCGGCCACCCACTTCACCCGCGCCCACTACGCCATACACGCGCTCGGGCAATGCCACGCCATCCAGTTCGGCCAGGGTCAGCAGGCTGCCCAGCACGTAATCGACCACGCCGCGGGCATTGCAGCCAGGTGCGCTGCTCCAGTGGATGCCAGCTTCTGCAAAGTAGTCCAGGTCCAGGTGATCAGTGCCGATGGTGCAGGTGCCGACAAAGCGTACACGGCTGCCTTCGAGCAACTGACGGTCGACCTTGGTCACCGAGCGCACCAGCAGGATATCGGCGTCCTTGACGCTGGCAGCATCGAGGCTTCGGCCGGGGTAGCGGCGAATTTCACCGAAACCCTGGAAGAAGGCATCGAGCAGCGGGATGTTCTCGTCGGCAACTATCAGCATGGCGCTCTCCTGTCTGGGGAGCGCAGTGTAGGCGCAACGCCGGGCGTGTTCCAGAGCGATTCAGTCGGCTTTCTTGCGGATCCAGTACAGGAAAGTGCCGGCGTCCTCTTGCTGCTGCAGCAGCTCGTGGCCCAGGAAGTTGCAGAACTTGGGGATGTCGCGGCGGGTCGACGGGTCGGTGGCGATGACCTTGAGCAGGCCGCCGGCGGCCAGGTTGCGTACGTGCTGGTGCAGCATCATCACCGGTTCCGGGCAGTTCAGGCCGGTGGCATCGAGGATGGCGTCGGGGGTGAAATCGGTCATGGGGGGCTCCGAAAATGATCGCTATTGTCGCGCATAGCGCGACGCGGTCCAAGCACGGCTTTCAAACCCAGCGCTCTTGATCTCGATCTTGATCTTGATCTCGATCTTGATCTTGATCTTGATCTTGATCTTGATCTTGATCTTGATCTTGATCTTGATCTTGATCTTGATCTTGATCTTGATCTTCGCGACTTCAGGAGGCCGAACGCAGGCCTTGCGAAGGCAGGTGACGGGCATGGATGCCCGTCAAGCGCTGAGGCCCCAGGATGGGGCCTTCGGCGCGGTCCTGCCGGGAGCAAGGCCGGAGTGAGGGGACCCCGGAGCGCAGCGCAGGGGCCGGATGATGGGAGCGCAGCGTTTTTTGGTTACTTTTTGTCGCGTTTGACAAAAAGTGACTCGCCGTAAGGGCGAAAAGGTGAGTCAGTGTCGCCATCGCGAATGGACTGTTCGCTGAGTCAAAACAGACGAATTTGCTTCTTGCTTCTTGCTTCTTGCTTCTTGGATGTGGGCATTCACATCGAGTAGGTATTCATTCACGCAGGTGGCGCACAGTCACCTTTCCGCCCTTACGGCCATCCCTTTCAAGGTCTTTTGGTTTTGGCGGCTTTGATGACCCGATCCGTCGAAACATGAGCATGTACAGCCGTCCCTTGCACCCAGGCCTTCGCTTTGAGCACCTTGGGGCCTCGTGGGCTTTTCGCAACCTGTCTGGGCTGGATGTTTCTGGCCAGCTCCAGCAGGCGCTGAGCCAGGTTTTCCATCGGAACAACGGGCATGTACTCGGATGGCAGGGCAATCTGCATGCCTTCGTAACCCCCTCTGATCTGCACCGCCAAGTGATAGATCGAGGCTTCCCAATTCTCGGGCAAGGCATCGCGGTGAGCCTGTTCAACACTTCGCTTGAGCAAGGCCAGAACGTTGTATGCCAGCACGGCAGTGGTGAATCCAAGCAAGGCGGCTCGCGGACTGCCGAGGGTTTCAATTTCACTTTCCAGAATTGCTTCCAACCGCTGGAACATCCCTTCAATGCTCCAGCGGCGCCGATAGAAGTCTGCGATCTGTTGCGCACTGATGCTCTCGGGCAGGTTGCTCCAGAACATCAAGCTGTTATCACCTGAGTCGTTTGGTGAATGAAGCGTTAACTCGACACGTCGCCAGCGGTGCCCGCCTTTTACTTCGATGGATTGCTCGCGCACAGTGCCTGTGGCGACGGGCATCGGTGCTTGCCACTCACCTTCCTGGATCAAGCGTGGATGCTTGGCCTGCTGGCGAATGACAAATGATGTCTTCACCTGTTCGCACGCCTCCATTACAGGCAGCGTGCAGTAGAGACGGTCAGCGATCCAAACCTGATTGGTCTTTGCTTCAGCCAGCAACGGCAAAACACAAACTCGTTCGCTTGCGTAGGCGTCCTCGCACGGCTGGAGGTCAATTACCTGATCCAGGTCGGGGTCGTAAACCACCACCGAAAACCCGGGGCGAGCCGCTCCGCGCTCTTGGCGCAACGCGCCAAGACGCTTTTCGGTAGAGGCCAAGTGGCTGCCATCGACCACCCGAACTTGCCAATCAGGAAGCATGGCTGAGCAGCCCAACTCATGGATTGTCGGCGCCAAGCGCTGCGCGCAGCCTGTCACCAGAGCACGCAACAGGGCAGGTTCGGTTCGACTGATCTTGTCGTACAGAGCTGCCAGGCTGACGGGAAGGTCGTCCAGTTGTCTTGCCGCAGCATGCAGCGATGGCTTCAAGCCCAATGAAACAAGCGACATCAACTTGATAATGGTCGAGAACAGCAGCTCGCGAGAATACTGCCGTTGGCGGTGCTCCTCGAAAACCTGATCGACCCACTCCGGCGCAATGGCCTGCTCCAAGGCAAGTTTGGCCATTACGCTGGCGGGTGCTTTTTTCTCGAATCGCGCTAGTACATCAGCCCACATCGCTCGGGTCTTCCTGACTGGATTTCAGCGAATTCTACCGAAGACCTTGAAAGGGATGGCCCTTACGGCGGGTCACTTTTTGTCAAACGCGACAAAAAGTAACCAAAAAACGCTGCGCTCCTATCATCCGGCCCCTGCGCTACGCTCCGGGGTTCCCTCGCTCCGGGCTTGCTCCCGGGAGTACGCGCTGCAGGCCCCATCCATGGGGCCTCAGCGCTTGACGGGCATCCATGCCCGTCACCTCCCTTCGCAAGCCCTACGCTCGGCCTCCTGAAGTCGCAATCTGCGTCGCCTGAACTATCGCGCGCTTAGAAGCAACAGCAAAAGCAGAAGCAGACGCAGACGCAGAAGCAGAACGACGTGCTGGCCTCAGCGTGGCTTCAAATCGAGCCGCCGCAGGTGGCACGTCACTTCCTCGCGGTCGTGGTACAGCTGCTTGCAGGCAATCGACACCCTGATCTTGCGTGCCTTGAATGTTGCCTCCATACGGTCGAGCAGGCGCCGTACTTCGGCATAACGCTGCTTCATCGGCAACTTCAGGTTGACCACCGCCTCGCGGCACAGCCCCTCACCCAGCCAGGTTTCAATCAGCGAGGTGGTACGCGCCGGCTTCTCGACGATATCGCACACCATCCAGTCTACCGGCTGCTTCGGCTGCCAGGTAAACCCATCGGCCATCAAGTGCTGGACCAGGCCGGTGTCCATCAGGCTTTCGGCCATAGGCCCGTTGTCGATGGCTGTCACCAGCATGCCACGGCGCACCAGCTGGTAGGTCCAGCCACCCGGCGAGGCTCCCAGGTCGACGCCGGTCATGTCATCACCCAGGCGCTGCTCCCACTGCTCACGCGGGATGAACTGGTGCCAGGCTTCTTCCAGTTTGAGCGTCGAACGGCTAGGTGCCTCGCGAGGGAACTTCAGGCGTGGGATGCCCATGGGCCACAAGGCGCTGTTGCTGGCCGATGCAACGCCGACAAATACCCGCCGGCCGCTGATGAAGGTCAGCAGCAAGCGTGGGCGACCGGGGTCGTCGACCAGGCGGCCGGCCTTCTCCAGGGCCTTGCGCAACGGCACTTCGAACTTTCGGCAGAAGGTGGACAATTCCTTGCCTTCGTTGCTGTCCAGCACCTCCAGCCAAAGGCTACCGAACACCGGGAAGTCAGCCAACTGCGCCAGCAGTACGCTGATGCGGTCTCTTTCCGGCAGTTCGACGTAACCGCCACGTGCCCACTGCCGCGGGAAAATCAGCTGGTTGAAACGCAGCTCCCCCATCAAGCGCTCGGCACCGCCCTCCTCGCTACAGACAAACTCGGCACTGGCACTTTGC encodes:
- the rlmM gene encoding 23S rRNA (cytidine(2498)-2'-O)-methyltransferase RlmM — its product is MNTLFMHCRPGFEGEVCAEISEHAARLGVAGYAKGKPQSASAEFVCSEEGGAERLMGELRFNQLIFPRQWARGGYVELPERDRISVLLAQLADFPVFGSLWLEVLDSNEGKELSTFCRKFEVPLRKALEKAGRLVDDPGRPRLLLTFISGRRVFVGVASASNSALWPMGIPRLKFPREAPSRSTLKLEEAWHQFIPREQWEQRLGDDMTGVDLGASPGGWTYQLVRRGMLVTAIDNGPMAESLMDTGLVQHLMADGFTWQPKQPVDWMVCDIVEKPARTTSLIETWLGEGLCREAVVNLKLPMKQRYAEVRRLLDRMEATFKARKIRVSIACKQLYHDREEVTCHLRRLDLKPR
- a CDS encoding PA1571 family protein, coding for MSLQHGSDNQKPQTSPQPQVCGSIIDAKGREVPITEQMIQQACKALEESRVERVRKG
- a CDS encoding IS4-like element ISPpu8 family transposase; the encoded protein is MAKLALEQAIAPEWVDQVFEEHRQRQYSRELLFSTIIKLMSLVSLGLKPSLHAAARQLDDLPVSLAALYDKISRTEPALLRALVTGCAQRLAPTIHELGCSAMLPDWQVRVVDGSHLASTEKRLGALRQERGAARPGFSVVVYDPDLDQVIDLQPCEDAYASERVCVLPLLAEAKTNQVWIADRLYCTLPVMEACEQVKTSFVIRQQAKHPRLIQEGEWQAPMPVATGTVREQSIEVKGGHRWRRVELTLHSPNDSGDNSLMFWSNLPESISAQQIADFYRRRWSIEGMFQRLEAILESEIETLGSPRAALLGFTTAVLAYNVLALLKRSVEQAHRDALPENWEASIYHLAVQIRGGYEGMQIALPSEYMPVVPMENLAQRLLELARNIQPRQVAKSPRGPKVLKAKAWVQGTAVHAHVSTDRVIKAAKTKRP
- the pdxB gene encoding 4-phosphoerythronate dehydrogenase PdxB; the protein is MLIVADENIPLLDAFFQGFGEIRRYPGRSLDAASVKDADILLVRSVTKVDRQLLEGSRVRFVGTCTIGTDHLDLDYFAEAGIHWSSAPGCNARGVVDYVLGSLLTLAELDGVALPERVYGVVGAGEVGGRLVRVLHGLGWKVLVCDPLRQAAEGGDYVSLETILQQCDVISLHTPLQRGGQHPTWHLLGQAQLAQLRPGAWLVNASRGPVVDNVALRELLLDREDVHAVLDVWEGEPQVDLQLADLCTLATPHIAGYSLDGRQRGTARIYQALCRFLGVNEQVRLAELLPKPPLAQIELDASTDLSWALATLCRAVYDPRRDDADFRRSLSDDPQQQRAAFDQLRKQYPPRREIEGLAVRLHGEAPQLAQLVSALGGVLV
- the tusA gene encoding sulfurtransferase TusA → MTDFTPDAILDATGLNCPEPVMMLHQHVRNLAAGGLLKVIATDPSTRRDIPKFCNFLGHELLQQQEDAGTFLYWIRKKAD